The following proteins come from a genomic window of Sphingobium cloacae:
- a CDS encoding rod-binding protein, whose translation MQISNVTGTSAPQGGSTDKAALQQAAKQFEAIFLRQMIGAMRSSSQGEGLLDSSASDQFRDMADARTADSMAQKGSLGIAELLLRQFGGNTPSASAPTQDKGA comes from the coding sequence ATGCAGATTTCGAATGTGACCGGAACCTCCGCCCCGCAGGGCGGCTCCACGGACAAGGCCGCGTTGCAACAGGCGGCAAAGCAGTTCGAGGCGATCTTCCTGCGCCAGATGATCGGCGCGATGCGCTCGTCCAGTCAGGGCGAGGGCCTGCTCGATAGCAGCGCATCGGACCAGTTCCGCGACATGGCCGACGCCCGCACCGCCGACAGCATGGCGCAGAAGGGCAGCCTTGGCATCGCCGAGCTGCTGCTGCGCCAATTCGGCGGCAACACGCCGTCCGCCTCCGCTCCCACACAGGATAAAGGCGCATGA
- the flgK gene encoding flagellar hook-associated protein FlgK, giving the protein MSDLFVIGASGTKAYRTAMAAVSENIANVNTDGYSRRSVRTIESGASTATMAFYISRGNFGGTQVAGVNRATDPYLDANMRLTGMALGSATARMRWLTDAETALNDTDTGVGKLMTGMFQNMDKLAASPSDTSLRVTTLDSISRVAAAFRQTAADLQSASSGIATEARASVANINVALDQLANINGSLLRAQPGTSAYAQLLDGRDAALQQLSENLNVDVSFGAHDSVQISFNGQTLVQGDAATTVAVTANANGTLSFATSGGTALTAPANGTLGGLFSAAQTVTDRRANLDTLAQQFVTDMNAWHAQGYTTTTPSMTGAPLLSYGGGAASVAALITDPAALATRSADGTLNGNLLTVQSTLRGNGSVEQNWTALIATQANLLTATKAEQTTAQGRVDQAVAAREAVSGVDLDMEAADLLRLQQAYAASAKILQVAKQTVDSILQII; this is encoded by the coding sequence ATGAGCGACCTGTTCGTCATCGGCGCATCGGGCACCAAGGCCTATCGCACCGCCATGGCCGCGGTGTCGGAGAATATCGCCAACGTCAATACGGACGGCTATTCGCGCCGATCGGTAAGGACCATCGAATCCGGCGCGTCGACGGCGACCATGGCCTTCTACATCTCGCGGGGCAATTTCGGGGGCACGCAGGTCGCCGGGGTCAACCGCGCGACCGATCCCTATCTCGATGCGAACATGCGCCTCACCGGCATGGCGCTGGGCAGCGCGACGGCGCGGATGCGCTGGCTGACCGACGCGGAAACCGCGCTCAACGACACCGACACGGGCGTCGGCAAGCTGATGACCGGCATGTTCCAGAACATGGACAAGCTGGCCGCCAGCCCCAGCGACACGTCGCTGCGCGTGACGACGCTCGACAGCATCAGCCGCGTCGCCGCCGCCTTCCGCCAGACCGCCGCCGACCTGCAAAGCGCCTCCAGCGGCATCGCCACCGAAGCGCGGGCTTCCGTCGCGAACATCAACGTCGCCCTCGACCAGCTCGCCAACATCAACGGCAGCCTGCTGCGCGCCCAGCCGGGCACGTCCGCCTATGCCCAGCTGCTCGACGGCAGGGACGCGGCCTTGCAGCAGCTTTCGGAAAATCTGAACGTCGACGTGAGCTTCGGCGCGCACGATTCCGTGCAGATCAGCTTCAACGGCCAGACGCTGGTGCAGGGGGACGCCGCGACCACCGTGGCCGTCACCGCCAACGCCAACGGCACGCTCTCCTTCGCGACCAGCGGCGGCACCGCGCTCACCGCGCCCGCCAACGGAACGCTGGGTGGCCTCTTCTCCGCCGCGCAGACCGTCACCGATCGCCGCGCGAACCTCGACACGCTGGCGCAGCAGTTCGTGACCGACATGAACGCCTGGCACGCGCAGGGCTACACCACGACCACCCCCAGCATGACGGGCGCGCCCCTTCTTTCCTATGGCGGCGGCGCGGCCAGCGTGGCGGCGCTCATCACCGATCCGGCGGCGCTCGCCACCAGGTCGGCGGACGGCACGCTCAACGGCAATCTCCTCACCGTGCAGTCGACCCTGCGCGGCAATGGCAGCGTCGAGCAGAACTGGACCGCGCTGATCGCGACCCAGGCCAATCTGCTGACCGCGACCAAGGCGGAACAGACCACGGCGCAGGGCCGCGTCGATCAGGCCGTCGCCGCGCGCGAAGCGGTGAGCGGCGTCGACCTCGACATGGAAGCGGCCGACCTGCTGCGCCTTCAGCAAGCCTATGCGGCTTCCGCGAAGATTCTTCAGGTCGCCAAGCAGACCGTCGATTCCATCCTCCAGATCATCTGA
- a CDS encoding flagellin: MVGITNKTLTAEIRRQQQLSQSIIAGQTAISSGVTLTKPSDNALAWVQVSDIGRAQAQQAAWQANVSYGTTRASNAESNLDEINNLLIRAQDLVTSARNGSLNDTSRGAIVEELKTIRTTVGELLNQKDYQGVPVFDDGQSTLVPVGRGLNLAVVGTRQQVSEGIDVGGTAMSLDGILGQSITAVSSGTDADIGSALNGIQAGQSHIVVELAKQGVRSDRLEVVGTRLTNVDLDLTERRQTLESTNLAEVISSVQAKLLQLNAAQSAFARINKQTLFDLIG; this comes from the coding sequence ATGGTCGGCATCACCAACAAGACCCTGACCGCCGAAATCCGCCGCCAGCAGCAGCTGTCGCAGAGCATCATCGCAGGTCAGACCGCCATTTCCTCTGGCGTGACGCTGACCAAACCGTCCGACAACGCATTGGCCTGGGTGCAGGTGTCCGACATCGGCCGCGCTCAGGCGCAGCAGGCCGCATGGCAGGCCAATGTCAGCTATGGCACGACCCGCGCGAGCAATGCCGAATCCAATCTGGACGAAATCAACAATCTGCTGATCCGGGCGCAGGATCTGGTGACATCCGCCCGCAACGGATCGCTGAACGACACGAGCCGCGGCGCGATCGTCGAGGAACTCAAGACCATCCGCACCACGGTCGGCGAACTGCTTAACCAGAAGGATTATCAGGGTGTGCCCGTCTTCGACGACGGGCAGAGCACGCTTGTCCCGGTCGGCCGGGGCCTCAACCTCGCCGTCGTCGGCACGCGCCAGCAAGTGTCCGAAGGCATTGACGTGGGCGGCACGGCGATGTCGCTCGACGGCATCCTGGGCCAGAGCATCACCGCCGTTTCCAGCGGCACGGATGCCGACATCGGCAGCGCGCTGAACGGCATCCAGGCGGGGCAAAGCCATATCGTCGTCGAACTGGCGAAGCAGGGCGTCCGCTCCGACCGCCTTGAGGTCGTGGGCACGCGCCTCACCAATGTCGACCTTGATCTCACGGAACGCCGTCAGACCCTCGAATCGACCAATCTCGCCGAAGTCATCTCCTCGGTTCAGGCCAAGCTGCTGCAACTGAACGCCGCCCAATCGGCCTTCGCGCGCATCAACAAGCAGACTTTGTTCGATCTGATCGGCTGA
- the motA gene encoding flagellar motor stator protein MotA, producing MFAIIGLVVLLVMVFGGFIFTGGDIGPVLHALPHEMLIIGGAAVGALIIGNSGADLKALAGGLGKVFKGPKYKKQDFLDCIFLVSRLMKTLRVEGPVALEPHIEDPGSSTIFTEYPRLMGDKTLIHLISDTLRLVVVSSGTLDPHAVEEVMDNSLKTHHHEALKPADNLQGLADALPALGIVAAVLGVVKTMGAIDQPPAILGAMIGSALVGTFLGVLLAYGMVNPFANRCRSVIEADGAMYHVVKQIIIASLHGHPQPLVIEAARSSLTHANQPAFAEVFDGMRGK from the coding sequence ATGTTCGCAATTATCGGCCTCGTCGTCCTGCTCGTGATGGTTTTCGGTGGGTTCATCTTCACCGGCGGCGACATCGGCCCGGTCCTGCATGCGCTGCCCCATGAAATGCTCATCATCGGCGGCGCGGCCGTCGGCGCGCTCATCATCGGCAACAGCGGCGCGGACCTGAAGGCATTGGCCGGGGGCCTGGGCAAGGTGTTCAAGGGGCCGAAATACAAGAAGCAGGATTTCCTCGACTGCATCTTCCTCGTCAGCCGCCTCATGAAGACGCTCCGCGTCGAAGGGCCGGTGGCGCTGGAACCGCATATCGAGGATCCGGGCAGCTCCACCATCTTCACCGAATATCCCCGCCTGATGGGAGACAAGACGCTGATCCACCTCATCAGCGACACGCTGCGCCTTGTGGTCGTGTCGTCCGGAACGCTCGACCCGCACGCGGTCGAGGAGGTCATGGACAACAGCCTCAAGACCCATCATCACGAAGCGCTGAAGCCTGCCGACAATCTTCAGGGCCTCGCCGACGCGCTCCCCGCGCTCGGCATCGTCGCGGCGGTGCTGGGCGTCGTGAAGACCATGGGCGCGATCGACCAGCCGCCCGCCATCCTGGGCGCGATGATCGGGTCGGCGCTGGTCGGCACCTTCCTCGGCGTGTTGCTGGCCTATGGCATGGTGAACCCCTTCGCCAACCGCTGCCGCTCCGTGATCGAGGCGGACGGCGCCATGTATCATGTGGTCAAGCAGATCATCATCGCCTCGCTCCACGGCCATCCGCAGCCGCTGGTGATCGAGGCGGCGCGCTCCAGCCTCACCCATGCGAACCAGCCGGCCTTCGCCGAAGTGTTCGACGGCATGCGGGGCAAATAA
- a CDS encoding flagellar motor protein MotB, with product MAEKKRGANEPEPRPIIVKKIIVDGHGGHHGGAWKVAYADFVTAMMAFFLLMWLLGATTEKQRKALADYFTPTLVELKMGSAGATGLLGGDSILGKENYPTTGGQGKMAITIPRDATGTKDQGGKAMKAADRVKFESIKKELEARMARRGMQNLRKNVRFTETREGLRIDLIDEADFAMFSMGTDRLLPQARALVGEVARVLETMPNPLIVRGHTDGLPYAAGRTMNNWMLSSARAEATRKALSDEGIGNARFARIEGVADREPFVKGDAYDPRNRRMSIVLGWTRGGGTPDADEETDAETKAAIEERDNPLRVAREEALRLNMGGTGLPSGAQIINPATAGTSGKPGKH from the coding sequence ATGGCCGAAAAGAAGCGCGGCGCGAACGAGCCCGAACCAAGGCCGATCATCGTCAAGAAGATCATCGTCGATGGTCATGGCGGCCATCATGGCGGCGCGTGGAAGGTCGCCTATGCCGATTTCGTGACGGCGATGATGGCCTTCTTCCTGCTGATGTGGCTGCTGGGCGCGACCACCGAGAAGCAGCGCAAGGCGCTGGCCGACTATTTCACGCCGACGCTGGTCGAACTGAAGATGGGCTCGGCGGGTGCGACCGGGCTGCTCGGCGGCGACAGCATATTGGGCAAGGAAAATTATCCGACCACCGGCGGTCAGGGCAAGATGGCGATCACCATTCCCCGCGACGCGACCGGGACGAAGGATCAGGGCGGCAAGGCCATGAAGGCGGCCGACCGCGTGAAATTCGAATCCATCAAGAAAGAGCTCGAAGCCCGCATGGCGCGCCGGGGCATGCAGAATCTCCGCAAGAATGTGCGCTTCACAGAAACGCGCGAAGGGCTTCGCATCGACCTGATCGACGAGGCGGATTTCGCGATGTTCTCCATGGGGACCGACCGCCTGCTGCCGCAGGCCCGCGCGCTGGTGGGCGAAGTCGCCCGGGTGCTGGAGACGATGCCCAATCCACTGATCGTCCGCGGCCATACCGATGGCCTGCCCTATGCGGCGGGCCGGACGATGAACAACTGGATGCTCTCCTCCGCCCGCGCCGAAGCCACCCGCAAGGCGCTGTCGGACGAGGGCATCGGCAATGCCCGCTTCGCCCGTATCGAGGGCGTGGCCGACCGCGAGCCGTTCGTGAAGGGCGACGCCTATGACCCGCGCAACCGCCGCATGTCGATCGTGCTGGGCTGGACGCGGGGCGGCGGAACGCCCGACGCCGACGAAGAAACGGACGCGGAGACCAAGGCCGCTATCGAGGAACGCGACAATCCCCTGCGCGTCGCCCGCGAGGAAGCCCTGCGCCTCAATATGGGCGGCACGGGGCTGCCTTCAGGCGCGCAGATTATCAATCCGGCGACGGCGGGCACATCCGGCAAGCCCGGCAAGCATTGA
- a CDS encoding sensor histidine kinase — protein MKRLRLWPQSLVGQIILIVAVALFVAQAINFMLLLRERNRLELTGQTAPGVYRIVDALDSRGERRDDDRPVRARFLDAPPAVTGDRRPDVEKRAAAMFEDMGLQIGSIRVVQDQERPPMRRWERLRGRAGGGPALRHAGRLVMAVEYEPGKWVVTQTRTGERPQRFAGWLVGQTAILYVIVLLPLLWVGRRLARPLRQLTGAAEQFARTGVADPVDESGPGDVRQLTTAFNAMRARIFLMLDEKDRMLGAIGHDLRTPLASLRVRAESVEDESERARMSETIDEMNRMLEDILSLARAGRSSAPTQKVDLSALADAVVEDFLELGSPVDMADSDRAVAHVRPQQIRRALRNLIENAIVYGERAHVSVARRDGAIHLIVADEGPGIAEDRMEEMMEPFTRLEGSRNRDTGGAGLGLALVRAIMAEHGGSLRLANRAEGGLEASLILPA, from the coding sequence GTGAAGCGGTTGCGGCTGTGGCCTCAAAGCCTGGTGGGCCAGATCATCCTGATCGTCGCCGTCGCGCTGTTCGTGGCGCAGGCGATCAACTTCATGCTGCTGCTGCGGGAAAGGAACCGGCTGGAACTGACCGGGCAGACCGCGCCCGGCGTCTACCGCATCGTCGACGCGCTCGACAGCCGGGGCGAACGGCGGGATGACGACCGGCCGGTGCGCGCGCGCTTCCTGGACGCGCCGCCCGCCGTGACCGGTGACCGGCGCCCCGATGTCGAAAAGCGGGCGGCGGCCATGTTCGAGGATATGGGATTGCAGATAGGCTCCATCCGCGTGGTGCAGGATCAGGAAAGGCCGCCCATGCGCCGCTGGGAGCGGCTGCGCGGGCGGGCGGGCGGAGGGCCGGCGTTGCGCCATGCCGGGCGTCTGGTGATGGCGGTTGAATATGAGCCCGGCAAGTGGGTCGTGACCCAGACCCGCACCGGCGAGCGGCCGCAGCGTTTTGCCGGCTGGCTGGTGGGGCAGACGGCCATCCTTTATGTGATCGTGCTGTTGCCGCTCCTGTGGGTCGGGCGTCGTCTGGCGCGTCCGTTGCGGCAACTGACGGGAGCGGCCGAGCAATTCGCGCGCACGGGCGTGGCCGATCCGGTGGACGAAAGCGGACCGGGCGACGTGCGCCAGCTCACGACCGCGTTCAACGCGATGCGCGCGCGGATATTTCTGATGCTGGACGAAAAGGACCGGATGCTGGGTGCGATCGGACATGACCTGCGCACGCCGCTCGCCTCGCTGCGCGTCCGTGCCGAATCGGTGGAGGACGAAAGCGAGCGCGCCCGCATGTCCGAGACCATCGACGAGATGAACCGGATGCTGGAGGATATCCTGTCCCTCGCCCGTGCCGGGCGGAGCAGCGCACCCACGCAAAAGGTCGATCTTTCGGCGCTGGCGGATGCGGTGGTGGAGGATTTCCTGGAGCTGGGGTCGCCGGTCGACATGGCCGACAGCGACCGCGCGGTCGCCCATGTGCGTCCGCAACAGATTCGCCGGGCGCTCCGCAACTTGATCGAAAACGCCATCGTCTATGGCGAGCGGGCGCATGTTTCGGTGGCGCGCAGGGATGGAGCCATCCATCTGATCGTGGCGGATGAAGGCCCCGGCATCGCCGAGGACCGCATGGAGGAGATGATGGAGCCTTTCACCCGGCTGGAAGGGTCGCGCAACCGCGACACCGGCGGCGCGGGCCTGGGGCTGGCGCTGGTGCGGGCGATCATGGCGGAGCATGGCGGCTCCTTGCGCCTCGCCAACCGGGCGGAAGGCGGGCTGGAGGCGAGCTTGATCCTGCCTGCCTGA
- a CDS encoding response regulator gives MSERPHLLLVDDERSIREPLAQYLSRNGFRVTAVESAAEARVRLNANAIDLVVLDIMMPGEDGLSLCRHIRETSEIPVILLTAKSEETDRIVGLEMGADDYVLKPFSPRELVARIKVIFRRVATGGQRVTAPDGATYAFAGWLLKTQERVLVDSEGVSLPLSTAEYNLMLAFATRPNQVLSRDQLLDITQGREANAFDRAIDNQISRLRKKIEPDPKNPTLIKTVWGGGYTLSAEVRKL, from the coding sequence ATGAGCGAACGACCCCATCTTCTGCTCGTCGACGACGAGCGTTCGATCCGCGAGCCGCTGGCGCAATATCTGTCGCGCAACGGCTTTCGCGTCACTGCCGTCGAAAGCGCGGCGGAGGCGCGGGTGCGCCTGAACGCCAACGCCATCGATCTGGTGGTGCTCGACATCATGATGCCGGGCGAGGACGGGCTGTCGCTATGCCGCCATATCCGCGAGACGAGCGAGATTCCCGTCATCCTGCTGACCGCGAAATCGGAGGAGACGGATCGCATTGTCGGGCTGGAAATGGGGGCGGACGATTATGTGCTGAAACCCTTTTCCCCACGTGAACTGGTGGCGCGGATCAAGGTGATCTTCCGCCGCGTCGCGACCGGCGGCCAGCGGGTGACGGCCCCGGACGGCGCGACCTATGCCTTCGCGGGATGGCTGCTCAAGACCCAGGAGCGGGTGCTGGTGGACAGCGAGGGCGTGAGCCTGCCGCTTTCGACCGCGGAGTATAATCTGATGCTGGCCTTCGCCACGCGGCCCAACCAGGTGCTGAGCCGCGACCAGTTGCTCGACATCACGCAGGGGCGCGAAGCCAATGCCTTCGACCGCGCCATCGACAACCAGATCAGCCGCCTGCGCAAGAAGATCGAGCCCGACCCGAAGAACCCCACCCTCATCAAGACGGTCTGGGGCGGCGGCTATACCTTGTCCGCCGAGGTACGGAAGCTGTGA
- a CDS encoding EF-hand domain-containing protein yields the protein MIRKFMMTVAAGALLTGGLAAPAIASAQDGPGRGGPRGGMMMMADANKDGNLTKAEMTASLEARFAKMDVNKDGKLTKEDRELRRQQRQEARFAQLDTDKNGQISKAEFTAGHDRRAGAGKPDGQDGRHWGGRHHRGFGKDMVDGRGQGAGDGTITREQFVARGLERFDRLDANKDGTVTAEEMKAGHQAMRKAWQDRKGTTPAAPAN from the coding sequence ATGATCCGCAAATTCATGATGACGGTGGCCGCTGGCGCGCTGTTGACGGGCGGCCTTGCCGCTCCCGCCATCGCTTCGGCGCAGGATGGTCCCGGTCGCGGCGGCCCGCGTGGCGGCATGATGATGATGGCCGACGCCAACAAGGACGGTAATCTCACCAAGGCCGAAATGACCGCTTCCCTGGAGGCGCGCTTCGCGAAGATGGACGTCAACAAGGATGGCAAGCTGACCAAGGAAGATCGGGAGCTTCGCCGCCAGCAAAGGCAGGAAGCCCGCTTCGCGCAGCTCGACACCGACAAGAACGGTCAGATCAGCAAGGCCGAGTTCACCGCCGGTCATGATCGCCGCGCGGGTGCGGGCAAGCCGGATGGACAGGATGGACGTCATTGGGGTGGCCGCCATCATCGCGGCTTCGGCAAGGACATGGTGGACGGGCGCGGACAGGGCGCTGGCGATGGGACGATCACGCGAGAACAGTTCGTCGCCCGCGGCCTGGAAAGGTTCGACCGGCTCGACGCCAACAAGGACGGCACCGTCACCGCCGAGGAGATGAAGGCGGGGCATCAGGCCATGCGCAAGGCGTGGCAGGACCGGAAGGGCACGACGCCGGCCGCGCCTGCCAACTGA
- a CDS encoding argininosuccinate synthase, which yields MSASHSDQINRIVLAFSGGLDTSVILKWLQQTYQCEVVTFTADLGQGEELEPARAKARLMGVKEEHIFIDDLREEFVKDYVFPMMRANALYEGLYLLGTSIARPLIAKRQIEIARQVNADAVSHGATGKGNDQVRFELGYYALSPDIKVIAPWREWDLTSRTKLIEFAEQHQIPIPRDKRGEAPFSTDANMLHTSSEGKVLEDPWEETPDFVYSRTVNPEDAPDAPEYITIDFERGDGVAIDGVGMSPATLLETLNEYGRKHGIGRLDLVENRFVGMKSRGMYETPGGTIYHLAHRGIEQLTLDRGAAHLKDELAPKYAELIYNGFWFSPEREMLQAAIDHSQEKVTGTVRLKLYKGGVHVVGRKSPYSLYSEKVVTFEDDAGAYDQRDAAGFIKLNALRLRLLGRRDR from the coding sequence ATGTCCGCTTCCCATTCCGACCAGATCAACCGCATCGTCCTGGCCTTTTCGGGTGGCCTCGACACCAGCGTGATCCTGAAATGGCTGCAACAGACCTATCAATGCGAGGTCGTGACCTTCACCGCCGATCTGGGGCAGGGCGAGGAACTGGAACCCGCGCGGGCCAAGGCGCGGCTGATGGGCGTCAAGGAAGAGCATATCTTCATCGACGACCTGCGCGAGGAGTTCGTGAAGGATTATGTCTTCCCGATGATGCGCGCCAATGCGCTGTATGAGGGACTGTATCTGCTGGGCACGTCGATCGCGCGCCCGCTGATCGCCAAGCGCCAGATCGAGATCGCCAGACAGGTGAACGCGGACGCCGTGTCCCATGGCGCGACCGGCAAGGGCAACGATCAGGTCCGCTTCGAACTGGGCTATTATGCCCTGTCGCCCGATATCAAGGTCATCGCGCCGTGGCGCGAATGGGACCTGACTAGCCGCACCAAGCTGATCGAGTTTGCAGAGCAGCATCAGATCCCGATCCCGCGCGACAAGCGGGGCGAAGCGCCTTTCTCGACCGACGCGAATATGCTGCACACCTCTTCGGAGGGCAAGGTGCTGGAAGACCCGTGGGAGGAAACCCCTGATTTCGTCTATTCGCGCACCGTCAATCCGGAGGATGCGCCTGACGCGCCGGAATATATCACCATCGATTTCGAGCGCGGCGACGGCGTGGCGATCGACGGTGTCGGCATGTCGCCCGCGACGCTGCTGGAGACGCTGAACGAATATGGCCGCAAGCACGGCATCGGGCGGCTCGATCTGGTCGAGAACCGTTTCGTCGGCATGAAGTCGCGCGGCATGTATGAAACGCCGGGCGGCACCATCTATCACCTTGCCCATCGCGGCATCGAGCAACTGACGCTGGATCGCGGCGCGGCGCACCTCAAGGACGAACTCGCGCCCAAATATGCCGAGCTGATCTATAACGGCTTCTGGTTCTCGCCGGAGCGCGAGATGTTGCAGGCCGCCATCGACCACAGCCAGGAGAAGGTGACGGGCACCGTCCGGCTGAAGCTCTACAAGGGCGGCGTCCATGTCGTCGGCCGCAAGTCGCCTTACTCGCTCTACAGCGAGAAGGTCGTGACGTTCGAGGACGATGCGGGCGCCTATGACCAGCGCGACGCGGCGGGCTTCATCAAGCTCAACGCGCTGCGTTTGCGGTTGCTGGGCCGGCGGGACCGCTGA
- a CDS encoding DUF4169 family protein produces MSHVINLRQARKAKARGEKERLAAANRAKFGRSKAERLEAKAEEARLGRALDGAMRERDEPDAP; encoded by the coding sequence ATGAGCCACGTCATCAATCTGCGGCAGGCGCGCAAGGCGAAGGCGCGGGGCGAGAAGGAGCGGCTGGCGGCCGCCAATCGCGCCAAATTCGGGCGCAGCAAGGCCGAGCGGCTGGAGGCGAAGGCCGAGGAAGCCCGACTGGGCCGCGCCTTGGACGGCGCGATGCGGGAAAGGGACGAGCCGGACGCGCCCTGA
- the ung gene encoding uracil-DNA glycosylase has protein sequence MSDSIKLHESWREPLLGEFQSPYMQALKRFLEGEKANGKRVFPKGSEYFRALDLTPLDKVKVVILGQDPYHGEGQAHGLCFSVRPGVRTPPSLVNIYKELNSDLGIAPPRHGFLEHWAKQGVLLLNSVLTVEMSRAASHQGKGWEQFTDAIIRLVNQKDEPVVFLLWGAYAQRKAAFVDPSRHLVLKAAHPSPLSAHNGFLGCRHFSRANAFLEEKGRGAIDWALPEC, from the coding sequence ATGAGCGATAGCATCAAGCTGCACGAAAGTTGGCGGGAGCCGCTGCTGGGCGAATTCCAGAGTCCCTATATGCAGGCGCTCAAGCGTTTTCTGGAGGGAGAGAAGGCCAATGGGAAGCGCGTCTTTCCCAAGGGCTCGGAATATTTCCGCGCGCTGGACCTGACGCCGCTGGACAAGGTGAAGGTCGTGATCCTGGGGCAGGACCCCTATCATGGCGAAGGACAGGCGCATGGGCTTTGCTTCAGCGTAAGGCCGGGTGTGCGGACGCCCCCTTCGCTGGTCAATATCTACAAGGAACTGAACAGCGACCTCGGCATCGCGCCGCCGCGCCACGGATTTCTGGAGCATTGGGCGAAGCAGGGCGTGCTGCTGCTCAACAGCGTGCTGACCGTGGAGATGAGCCGCGCCGCATCGCATCAGGGCAAGGGCTGGGAACAGTTCACCGACGCCATCATCCGGCTGGTCAACCAGAAGGATGAGCCGGTCGTCTTCCTGCTGTGGGGCGCCTATGCCCAGCGCAAGGCGGCGTTCGTCGACCCGTCCCGGCATCTGGTGCTGAAGGCCGCGCATCCTTCGCCGCTGTCGGCGCATAATGGCTTTCTGGGCTGCCGCCATTTTTCGCGCGCCAACGCCTTTCTGGAAGAAAAGGGGCGCGGCGCGATCGACTGGGCCTTGCCGGAATGCTGA
- a CDS encoding serine hydrolase → MPLFRTFGAVAAALGLFLAPLPTADAFGPVKSVKQQSAEARLLAQFESLAALSDGTVGIAVQDLSTGEEQSLNGDTLFPMASTYKVAVAGKILAMADAGALSLQDQVPLDPAQPARLRSLHDLIDLMLTHSDNDATDALVARAGGPATIHQWVAALGVKGLRVDSDTAHLLYRAMGISPAAGSFRRNVAAALEADSSLRQRDARDLPNIAFTLDPRDTSTPRAMNALLAAIQLGQALKPASTVYLLEMMERCHTGKARLKAMLPPGARIAHKTGSLNGYGGDVGIVTLPDGRMFAVSVFVMKDYKGRATRDSIMAHAARAAYDYFLFAPARRTA, encoded by the coding sequence ATGCCGCTTTTCCGCACCTTTGGCGCTGTCGCTGCCGCCCTCGGCCTGTTCCTTGCCCCGCTCCCCACGGCGGATGCCTTCGGCCCGGTCAAGAGCGTCAAGCAGCAGAGCGCCGAAGCGCGGCTTCTCGCCCAGTTCGAAAGCCTCGCGGCGCTGAGCGACGGCACGGTCGGCATCGCCGTGCAGGACCTTTCCACCGGGGAGGAGCAATCGCTGAACGGCGACACGCTGTTCCCCATGGCCAGCACCTACAAGGTCGCCGTCGCGGGCAAGATATTGGCGATGGCCGATGCGGGCGCGCTCAGCTTGCAGGATCAGGTGCCGCTCGATCCGGCGCAGCCCGCCAGGCTGCGCTCCCTCCACGACCTCATCGACCTGATGCTGACCCATAGCGACAATGACGCGACCGACGCACTGGTCGCGCGCGCGGGCGGCCCCGCCACGATCCACCAATGGGTCGCGGCGTTGGGGGTCAAGGGGCTGCGGGTGGACAGCGACACGGCCCATCTGCTCTATCGCGCCATGGGGATCAGCCCCGCCGCGGGCAGCTTCCGCCGCAATGTGGCGGCGGCGCTGGAAGCGGATTCCTCCTTGCGGCAACGCGACGCGCGCGACCTGCCGAATATCGCATTCACGCTCGATCCGCGCGACACCTCGACGCCGCGCGCGATGAACGCGCTGCTGGCCGCGATCCAGCTCGGACAGGCGCTGAAGCCCGCCAGCACCGTCTATCTGCTGGAGATGATGGAACGGTGCCATACCGGCAAGGCGCGGCTGAAGGCTATGCTGCCCCCCGGCGCGCGGATCGCGCACAAGACCGGATCGCTGAACGGCTATGGCGGCGATGTCGGGATCGTCACCCTGCCCGACGGGCGGATGTTCGCCGTCTCCGTCTTCGTGATGAAGGATTATAAGGGCCGGGCGACGCGGGACAGCATCATGGCGCATGCCGCCCGCGCCGCCTACGACTATTTCCTCTTCGCTCCCGCCCGGCGCACGGCCTGA
- a CDS encoding DUF962 domain-containing protein: MNRFTCFREFWPYYLQEHARPGTRAMHYVGTTLVVALAAGALLMAERWWLLAAIPFAGYGFAWLGHGLIERNRPATFHYPFWSLRADFRMWYRFLTGRMGHDLTVAGVRADGSIDPGRRLHP, translated from the coding sequence GTGAACAGGTTCACCTGCTTTCGGGAATTCTGGCCCTATTATCTTCAGGAACATGCGCGTCCCGGCACGCGGGCGATGCATTATGTCGGCACGACACTGGTGGTCGCGCTGGCGGCAGGCGCGCTCCTGATGGCGGAACGGTGGTGGCTGCTGGCGGCCATTCCCTTCGCCGGTTACGGCTTCGCCTGGCTGGGCCATGGCCTGATCGAGCGGAACCGGCCCGCGACCTTCCATTATCCTTTCTGGTCCCTGCGCGCCGATTTCCGCATGTGGTATCGCTTCCTCACGGGGCGCATGGGACATGATCTGACGGTGGCGGGTGTGCGGGCGGATGGATCGATCGATCCCGGACGACGGCTTCATCCTTGA